The genomic region CGCGAGCTCGGTAGTGGTTGGGGTCAAAAAGACGGGGCGCCATTGGCGGAGCGCCCAACCTAGCCGAAGGGCGCGGCTTTCTCAACGAGCTTTGCCGGCGGCGATGTTCCCGCGCGGTGCTAGATCGTGGTCTTGCGTTCCAGCACGTACTGCTCGGCGAGCCGATCCGAGTTGTGGGCGATCAAGCTGTCTGCCGCCCGCAGGCGCCTCAACAGCTCGCGGACGATATTGCGAAGGAAGGTCGCGTACGCGCGTGGATCGTGCTCGCTCAAGACTTGCTCGGTCCTTGCCGCAGGCAGCTGCAGCACGCTCGAAGGGGCTACCGTACGTACCGTTGCAGTTCGCGGGCCGCTGTGCACAAGGGCGGACTCGCCGAACCAATCGCCTGCGCCGAGAAGCGCCACCCGGGTACTGCCGGAGTCGGAGCGTGACTTCACAACCTCTACTTCCCCGCTGAGCACGAGGTACATGTCACGAGCCGGTTCGCCCTCGGTGACGATCGCACTACCGGCGTAGAGCGCCAGCACCGGAAGCTCGCTCGCCAGGTGTGCGAGGCTCTCGCCATCGACATCCTTGAATAACGTGAGCTTCCGCAAGTGATCTGCGGCGGCGTGAGCGGCAGGCCTCGGCCCACTGTCCTCGTGTTCTTCGGCGGGACTCATGACGCACCTCAACTCCGGTCGCGTCTATACCCTGTACCAGCGAGTCCTTGGTGGGCGCAACCACCCGGCCCCCCAAGCGTCTCTTCGCCCAACAGGACGTTGTCGATGAGCCTGGTGCCGGCGATCCGCGCGGCTACCAAAAGCAGCGCCTTGTCGGGAGCACGTCCTTGCAGCGGTATCAGTGTTTCTGGATCCGCCAGCTCGACGTACTGCACTTCGTCCAGGTCGGCGCAGATCGGGGCACGAGCCGCAAGCCGCAGACTTGCTACGTTTCGCTCGCCCCTCGCGAAACAGCGGCAGGCGGCGAGCATGCCACGGTAGATTCCGGTCGCACGCTTGCGCTGCTGGGGAGACAAGTAGCGATTTCGTGAAGACATGGCCAGTCCATCGCT from Pseudomonadota bacterium harbors:
- a CDS encoding cyclic nucleotide-binding domain-containing protein, which produces MSPAEEHEDSGPRPAAHAAADHLRKLTLFKDVDGESLAHLASELPVLALYAGSAIVTEGEPARDMYLVLSGEVEVVKSRSDSGSTRVALLGAGDWFGESALVHSGPRTATVRTVAPSSVLQLPAARTEQVLSEHDPRAYATFLRNIVRELLRRLRAADSLIAHNSDRLAEQYVLERKTTI